Proteins encoded by one window of Anopheles maculipalpis chromosome 2RL, idAnoMacuDA_375_x, whole genome shotgun sequence:
- the LOC126567876 gene encoding putative mediator of RNA polymerase II transcription subunit 26 yields MANLCKKMRRRSRMKVLKILQSFSQGTFIAFLLLFFGVDCMGEPGYLDFDNLPETNFTCAGKVIGGYYADLEASCQMFHVCTIGQGDEPMDIKFLCLNGTVFDQETRVCERVDEVDCSKSEKFYYLNLELYGNTIIPSPDDGSSEEEGSEGGSSTTSTTTTTTTTTTTTTPKPPATTTPSRRFVFNNGNKGFTQPISSSTIATPMHAFSSTSRKPPSEEEDYEYEDEEYTDEKTGDQDSVVVPALEEGGSFSPQQFTLQQQQQGNQPKTEPPTKAGGGVKPAVSFQQQHFQNGGTLAVTNSHVTVTTHTTGNASGGPTGGGATPPAGGTKPKSQPSQPPLTHKQKQQLEHQRRQQQEQLLQQQAITKQHEELQKRQQEAAVKQQQKALQQQQKQVQQHEAEIKNHQALLLLHTQKINRQQQKQQNGPQSVAPPPTQRSPFTTGTGASGFGSSQQQQQQQQTQAPKRIPLLASSSPLALPSPASPLTPFRLRAQGFKLPQSVAPQMSPQQRQDILRQQQQQQQQQQHHHHHHQQEERFEGYRRQPPPQYPVRFQVPLHLPFEQQLRNQKDISLQFDPDVEDLTQIPQHKELKRSDPPFHHQGKTGQASSKEQVVVGDRKVNNGQQTHTDGGGVVGDQDQQQDPVVEYEYDEDYSSEADDSDPGNSSLDSVKSNTNSEFVIAKNASPGKTGEDRFAKEPTRSSGTRSDGDRTNTNPSANSSSNNRISSNNGSNSSSNSGSVSSSNDRSSKKLPNGGGGSAITTTTSNTSRFIINNEHHKSHSSSSPPRVQPSARVGVSPAPLGHPKVIVTTSTSIRDNHGRTINYSITSNGGGSYSSTATPQPAVISTTARPKATTATVRGYDEYKESDVLSDPFYLDVPRQRARTRRSLGGGVRLRRRKRYILLVPRFM; encoded by the exons ATGCGGCGACGATCCAGAATGAAGGTTCTAAAGATACTGCAGTCCTTTTCGCAAG GGACGTTCATTGCGTTTTTGCTGCTATTCTTCGGCGTGGATTGTATGGGTGAACCCGGG TACCTTGACTTTGATAATCTTCCGGAGACGAATTTCACTTGCGCCGGCAAAGTGATCGGTGGCTACTATGCGGATCTCGAGGCATCCTGCCAGATGTTCCACGTGTGCACGATCGGACAAGGTGACGAACCAATGGACATCAAGTTCCTCTGTCTAAACGGGACCGTATTTGATCAGGAAACGCGCGTATGCGAGCGTGTCGACGAGGTCGACTGTTCCAAGTCGGAAAAGTTCTACTACCTAAACTTGGAGCTTTATGGCAACACGATCATTCCTTCACCAGATG ATGGTAGCTCCGAAGAGGAAGGTAGCGAAGGAGGTTCATCAACTACCAGTACGACgactaccactactaccactaccaccacgaCAACTCCGAAACCTCCCGCAACTACGACCCCCTCGAGACGGTTCGTATTTAACAATGGTAACAAGGGCTTCACACAGCCCATCTCATCCTCAACGATCGCAACACCAATGCACGCGTTCTCGAGCACTTCTCGCAAGCCACCATCCGAGGAGGAAGACTACGAGTACGAGGATGAGGAGTACACGGACGAGAAGACGGGCGACCAGGATTCGGTCGTCGTCCCGGCGCTGGAAGAGGGTGGCAGCTTTTCGCCGCAACAGTTTACactccaacagcagcagcagggcaaTCAACCAAAAACGGAACCGCCGACGAAAGCCGGTGGCGGCGTCAAGCCAGCCGTATCCTTCCAGCAGCAACATTTCCAGAATGGTGGTACGCTAGCTGTAACGAACTCGCACGTTACTGTGACCACCCATACTACGGGCAATGCGAGTGGTGGACCAACTGGAGGTGGTGCGACACCACCCGCCGGTGGCACTAAACCTAAGTCTCAACCATCACAACCACCGTTGACGCACAAACAGAAGCAACAGCTAGAgcaccagcgtcgtcagcagcaGGAACAACTGCTTCAACAGCAAGCCATCACCAAGCAGCACGAGGAGCTACAAAAACGCCAACAGGAAGCGGCCgtcaagcaacaacaaaaggcgctccagcagcagcagaaacaggTCCAGCAACATGAAGCCGAAATCAAAAACCATCAAGCACTGCTACTACTCCACACGCAGAAGATCAATcgtcagcagcagaagcaacagAATGGACCTCAATCAGTGGCCCCGCCGCCTACCCAGCGCTCGCCGTTCACAACCGGAACAGGAGCGAGCGGATTCGGTTccagtcagcagcagcagcaacaacagcaaacacaagCACCAAAGAGAATACCGCTGCTTGCCTCCTCGTCGCCCCTAGCATTGCCTTCGCCTGCCTCTCCACTGACACCGTTCCGCTTGAGGGCTCAGGGTTTCAAGCTACCGCAATCGGTCGCTCCTCAAATGTCACCCCAACAGCGGCAGGATATATTgcgccaacagcagcagcagcaacagcaacaacagcatcaccatcatcatcaccaacagGAGGAACGCTTCGAAGGCTACCGAAGACAACCACCGCCTCAG TATCCGGTTCGTTTTCAGGTACCGTTGCATCTTCCCTTCGAGCAGCAGCTTCGCAACCAGAAGGACATTTCGCTCCAGTTCGATCCAGACGTAGAGGACTTGACACAGATTCCACAGCACAAGGAGTTGAAGCGATCTGATCCTCCGTTTCACCATCAGGGTAAGACAGGACAGGCCAGTTCCAAGGAACAAGTAGTGGTCGGCGATCGTAAGGTAAACAATGGACAGCAGACACACACcgacggtggtggtgtggttgGTGATCAGGACCAGCAGCAGGACCCGGTGGTGGAGTACGAGTACGATGAGGATTACAGTTCCGAGGCGGACGATTCGGATCCGGGAAATTCTAGCCTAGATAGCGTTAAGTCTAACACCAATAGTGAATTTGTTATCGCCAAGAATGCATCACCCGGCAAGACTGGTGAAGATCGCTTCGCGAAAGAGCCCACCAGAAGCAGCGGGACGAGAAGCGATGGCGATAGAACTAATACTAATCCTAGCGCAAATAGTTCTAGCAATAATAGAATTAGTAGTAATAAtggtagcaacagcagcagtaataGTGGTAGTGTTAGCAGTAGTAACGATCGTAGCTCTAAGAAACTCCCCAATGGAGGAGGTGGCTccgccatcaccaccaccaccagcaacactAGTAGGTTTATCATTAACAACGAGCATCACAAGAGCCACAGCAGTAGTTCGCCACCGCGCGTCCAACCCTCCGCTCGTGTCGGTGTTTCGCCGGCACCGCTCGGCCATCCGAAAGTGATCGTCACCACCAGTACCTCCATCCGAGATAATCATGGTCGTACGATCAACTACTCCATCACGAGCAATGGCGGTGGATCCTACTCGAGTACTGCCACACCGCAGCCAGCGGTCATCAGCACGACGGCACGTCCCAAAGCGACTACCGCCACAGTCAGAGGGTACGACGAGTACAAAGAGAGTGACGTACTGAGCGATCCGTTTTATCTGGACGTACCGCGTCAACGTGCCAGAACCAGACGATCATTGGGCGGCGGTGTACGATTGCGTCGAAGAAAACGCTACATACTGCTCGTTCCTCGATTCATGTAG
- the LOC126568598 gene encoding probable salivary secreted peptide — protein MKFTTAFVVLVAVLGSCYLVSAQTHNYFFGARVLYDSLVNQTTVIQSGSFLRVKSLNVDYPLKGQRGRNITAIYVYDRLGGGRGGYASITKGGIGQNFTRINLKTQRGNGMNFQVEIYGR, from the coding sequence ATGAAATTCACCACTGCATTTGTTGTGTTGGTAGCTGTGCTCGGAAGCTGCTATCTCGTTAGCGCCCAGACGCACAACTACTTCTTTGGAGCACGCGTTCTGTACGACAGCCTCGTCAATCAGACCACCGTGATCCAGTCGGGTTCGTTCCTGCGAGTCAAGTCACTTAATGTGGATTATCCGCTGAAGGGACAGCGTGGTCGCAACATTACCGCCATCTACGTGTACGATCGGCTCGGTGGAGGCCGTGGTGGATACGCTAGCATCACGAAAGGTGGAATCGGACAGAACTTCACCAGAATCAATTTGAAAACGCAGCGCGGTAATGGCATGAACTTCCAGGTGGAAATCTACGGCCGATAA